Proteins encoded in a region of the Diabrotica undecimpunctata isolate CICGRU chromosome 10, icDiaUnde3, whole genome shotgun sequence genome:
- the LOC140452036 gene encoding tax1-binding protein 3 homolog — MCAKMAFQHQAGTAMECLSIPITLHKEVDGDTLRCGFKIGGGIDQDFHKSPQGYTDNGIYVTEVHDHSPASKAGLRIHDKILQCNGYDFTMVTHKKAVSYIKKHPVLNLLVARKGVTST, encoded by the exons atgtGTGCAAAAATGGCATTTCAACACCAAGCCGGTACGGCTATGGAGTGTTTAAGT ATTCCAATAACTCTTCATAAAGAGGTTGATGGCGATACACTCCGTTGTGGATTTAAAATCGGAGGAGGAATAGACCAAGATTTCCATAAAAGTCCTCAGGGATATACAGATAAT ggTATTTATGTAACAGAAGTGCATGACCATAGTCCAGCGTCTAAAGCTGGACTTCGGATTCATGATAAAATACTACAATGTAATGGTTATGACTTCACAATGGTGACTCATAAAAAAGCTGTGAGTTATATAAAGAAACATCCCGTTCTAAATCTTCTTGTGGCAAGAAAGGGTGTAACATCAACATAA
- the ERp60 gene encoding protein disulfide-isomerase A3: MILFKVLTICMLFLLGSAKEEDVLDLGDSDFASRIAEHETALVMFYAPWCGHCKRLKPEYAKAAEDLLRNDPPIALVKVDCTEAGKETCDKNSVSGYPTLKIFRNGELSQDYNGPRDAAGIVKYMQSKVGPSSKELKTSECLKNFLETQKESVVVGFFEKESDLKAAFLKTADKLREKVKFAHTSFKELLDAQKVKDGLVLFRPAHLQNKFEDSKVQYSGSADAGSIQTFVNKNLHGLVGHRKPDNKQEFENPLFVAYYSVDYAKNPKGTNYWRNRILKVAKEFQERANFAISSNDEFQHELNEFGLDYVKGDKPVVGARDAKNQKFVLKEFSLEAFEVFVSDVLEGGLEPYLKSEPIPENADEPLKVLVAKNFDQVIDNSKDALIEFYAPWCGHCKKLAPIYEELAEKLKDEDVVIAKMDATANDVPSNFEVRGFPTIFWVPKNSKDSPVNYEGGRDVDDFIKYVAKHATNELKGYDRSGSPKEGKTEL; this comes from the exons ATGATTTTATTTAAAGTACTCACTATTTGTATGTTATTCCTTCTGGGATCAGCCAAAGAAGAAGATGTTCTAGATCTGGGTGACAGTGATTTCGCATCAAGAATTGCCGAACATGAGACCGCTCTTGTTATGTTTTATGCACCATG GTGTGGACACTGCAAACGATTGAAACCAGAATATGCCAAAGCTGCAGAAGATTTATTAAGAAATGATCCTCCTATCGCTTTGGTCAAAGTAGACTGTACAGAGGCTGGTAAAGAAACTTGCGATAAAAACAGTGTAAGTGGTTACCCAACATTAAAAATCTTCAGAAATGGTGAGCTATCTCAAGACTACAACGGTCCTAGAGATGCAGCAG gtaTTGTAAAATACATGCAATCCAAGGTTGGTCCCAGTTCAAAGGAACTCAAAACATCTGAATGCTTGAAAAACTTCCTAGAAACCCAAAAAGAATCAGTAGTTGTAGGTTTCTTCGAGAAGGAATCAGACCTTAAAGCAGCATTCCTTAAAACCGCTGATAAGCTTAGAGAAAAGGTTAAATTTGCCCACACTTCGTTCAAGGAACTCTTAGATGCCCAGAAAGTGAA AGATGGTTTGGTCTTGTTCCGTCCAGCCCATCTGCAAAACAAATTCGAAGATAGCAAAGTTCAATACAGTGGATCTGCTGATGCTGGAAGCATCCAAACATTTGTAAACAAAAACTT ACATGGTCTAGTAGGACACCGCAAACCTGATAACAAACAAGAATTCGAAAACCCCTTGTTTGTTGCTTACTATTCTGTTGATTATGCCAAAAATCCCAAAGGTACCAACTACTGGCGTAACAGAATATTGAAG GTTGCCAAAGAATTCCAAGAAAGAGCTAACTTTGCTATCAGCTCCAATGACGAATTCCAACATGAATTAAACGAATTTGGATTGGATTATGTAAAAGGAGACAAACCAGTTGTTGGTGCTAGGGATGCCAAGAACCAAAAATTCGTTCTTAAAGAATTCTC CCTGGAAGCTTTCGAAGTATTTGTAAGTGATGTTCTAGAAGGTGGTCTCGAGCCATACCTTAAATCTGAGCCAATTCCAGAAAATGCTGATGAACCATTGAAAGTTTTAGTTGCCAAGAACTTTGATCAAGTGATTGATAACTCGAAAGATGCTTTGATCGAATTCTATGCTCCTTGGTGTGGACACTGCAAGAAACTTGCACCCATTTACGAAGAGCTAGCTGAAAAG cTCAAAGATGAAGATGTAGTCATCGCTAAAATGGATGCTACAGCCAATGATGTTCCATCCAACTTCGAAGTACGAGGTTTCCCAACAATCTTCTGGGTTCCCAAAAATTCAAAAGACTCTCCTGTCAACTATGAG GGTGGCCGAGATGTAGACGACTTCATTAAATACGTAGCCAAACACGCTACCAACGAACTGAAGGGTTACGATAGGAGTGGTTCCCCTAAGGAAGGCAAGACTGAGTTGTAA